In Glycine max cultivar Williams 82 chromosome 15, Glycine_max_v4.0, whole genome shotgun sequence, the DNA window AGGAAGGGGAGTGGATCTTAGATCTGAAAAAAGAAACCATGTTGAGGGCGAAGCTGTATCTCTCGACGGTGGCATCGATAGGGAGAAGATCAAGTGGTTGTCCTCGGAGTCGCAATTGTCAGAGAAGAACTCTTTGGCCAAAGATGGGAGGACATGGAGTGGATCTGAAAAAGTCTAGAGTACAATAAAACGAcgtcattttctttgttttttttttaagaaaaataatccaACCTATATAAATAGTAGCACCACAGGTTACACGTAGAATGACATATTACACTTCTTCGTGTCTAGTAAGATGAGGGAGCTAATAACTTAGTAAATATCATCCTCAATTGTTCTCGTCGAGGTGCTTGACACTAACGTAGTTTTGTTGATGACATGTCAGAGTGTAAGAAAagtacactactagaaaaatgattttttacgaCGTTggtataacatcggttaatgaAAAATAGTCTTAGAAAGAAATGGGATGATATTTCTGTAAATAAATACAATCATTCTACAACGGTTTtgcaaaaaccgtcttagaatggttTTCATTCCACGAcagttttttgaaaaccatcTTAGTAGAAGGCTAACCATGtttctttctaagacggttttttttataaaaaaaaaaccatcttagaagattgtctgttattttttaatatttgaacatGTGTCCCTCTAGCTACTCTCTCACACTCTCTAGTTAGAATGTGTATTCTCACTCTCCAAAGACCAAACCCTAAACAAACTTTGAAACCCACTTTCTTCCTCCCAAAGTCTTCATCGTTGCTACAATGGCGGAGCTAAAACTCTCTAAGAGTCGCGATCTGACCCACATAGAGCGCATAAAGCACTAGCACATTCGCAACCTTGGCCTAGACTCCTCCCTAGAGTCGTGTGCCGTCTTGGATGGCATGGTCGGGCAAACCGCACAATTGTCTTGGTCGGCTAGCCCGGCACCGGCAAGACCGCCATCGCCATGGACAAGGCCAAGTCACCAGGACACGGAGGGCTTTTGATTTGGACTTGGAATGAGGAGTGGTGAATTCATGACGGAGGTCTCCCAATCGGCGATGCCGTCACAGAGGGAGTGGCGACAGAGGACAATGGGGGATATCCCAAGAAGAAGAGCACAATGAAGCTTAGTAGGATAAACGGCCAAAAGAGGAGCTTGGTGATCAATAATGAGAACCGTATTCGGTGAATGCTCATTCGTTTATCCACCATTGTCGATTCTCGaacagagaaaagaagaaaggcaTAAAAtagataggtggtatgatgcaTGTCGGTAGCCTCTTTCTAAGTACAGTTAtgggttttgtttcattttggatATCAGATATTAACACACCTCAACTATTATGGTAATTTCTCTTACCAGTTCACTCCCAATGTAAattccatgtttttttttaggttAGGTTAGGCACTTCTTATCCTGTTATCCAAAGAGAAAAAATGCATCggaaaaagaagataaagataaagtaAAAGCGTGCTTTGAAAAAGGGGGAGTCAATCTCAAACCAGGAAGCACCATTTTGGGATTGGGATGCGGTTGATctaggataggataggataggattGATTGTTGCATGTTCCAATCGCATCTGATtcgcttttctttcttttggtttgtatttatttgcaaGAACTTATGGCCTAATTTTCCtagtcaaataataaataaaaacttaaataagtAGTGTGATTCTGAttgtcttttcttcttcatgatAAATAGGGTAGTACTGGGCAAGTTGGTCAAAGAAATGGTCAAAGGGAAGCTAGTGGTAAGCTTCTCTTCCATTATGTAATGAGGTAGTATTATATTGTTAATTTGACCCAAGGATACTCATCACTAGCCATAGCATTAGTTCTGCCAGAATCAAGTCGTTTAGTTGCTTGTGAAAGACATGCCAAATCTCTTGATGTTGCCAAGAAGTATTATCAGCTAGCTGGTGTTTCACATAAGGTATATGTTGCTTATATGCTTTTGATTTGAAAaggttctaaatttttttttctctttggaatATATCGgctcattttatattataattatgcaCTGCCTATATTTTCTGATGTTTTTACATAATTGACTCTAGGTAGATGTAAAACTTGGACTTGCAATGGattctcttgaatctttaatTCTAAATGGTGAAAGAGGAAGGTATGTGGATTTTCTCATTTTCAACATCACaatgataaattatttgatattcacATTTTGTTGTTGTGGATAGGAACTCTTCCACATTCAGAAGGTTGAAATTGTTATTGGTTAGTCTGTTATTGGGTATTATAGAGTTTGTCTTTGTTTCCTTAGCAAAAAAACTTCATTGTAATGTAAAACCTTCTAACTAGTTTGGCATTGCAAGATAGTTGATGCAAAGAATTAAAATCTTTGGAAAAATGAATGTCAACTTGATAGTATTCAAGAGTTAATAACATCTTTGCATGCCTACTATGTATCGTTTGGCATTTTGAGATGCAATTAATGGCATCgttgtttcatttatttaattcctTAGTAATAGTATGTACAAGCACGTTTAGCCAAATAAATGAAGATTAATGCAATTCCTTCATTACTAAGTGAGCAACCATTGCTCTTTTGTATGTAGCTTCTGGAATATATACAAGTTGATCTCAATTACGCCTGGATGAATGTCACAACCAAGGAAGATGGTGAGAACAAATGACAAAAAGGAAAAGGTTCCTGGTAGAGAGGATTATTAGACCAGGTGTTCTCTTTGTCCATCTCTGATATTCTTAATCAAAATCTATATCAAAATCAGGTTCAATCATCCCACTCATCAAAAGTTTTTCTATAgtctttggatttttttttatgctatcctgtcttttcaaattaaatgagtgcttaatttttttctattttttatttattttattgaatgtttGATGAGATGTTTTTCTTTCAAGGCTTACAGAACACTGATCCTAACCCTACAGAAAAGTGGTGGGTTGCAATGGGTCATAGGCATGAAAAACTATTCTAATAACGACATTGGTTTTAGCGTAAACTATCTTTGAAGATCAAcaattctaaaatgatttttacttgaaaatcgtcttagaaaaaaatgtttttttattttttaaaaacctttttttaagacggtttacTTAAAAAACCGTTGTAGATATAATCTTCAAAGACGGTTCAAAATCATCTTTGTAAGGCCCTTAGAACTGACGTTGAAAATCCATTATTTTTAGTAGTTGCAAAATAcgctatattttaaattttgactcTTTTCAATTCAGaaaacaaacatttggaaaccTACATTGTAATATATCGAACTAGCTTgttattcatttttatgttaggCTATGCTTGTTCGTTTATTTTACCACAATAAGGTTTTAGtaccaaatataatttattatgtgaGATGAGTTTTAAACTACCAAATTAGTACCATGGTATACATGGTTTGAGAAAAACTAGACTTGACTCTCAAGCAAAGTCTCATATTTAAATGTTGtagatgaaacataaaaattaacctTATAGAAAGTGGTCAATTTCACAATGAAGATTAATTATAACCAAGTTAGTGGATACTTCACATCTATAACACATTGACAACAAAAAACTCTATCAAATTagtattgaaattaaaacaaCACACGGTTGGTCAGTTGTTAAACAAGCCAAATTTTTAGAGTAAAGGGCAACACTAAAACTCTACAAAATCAATTAttgaaaaatgtgttaattataagttataacctCTAGGGGTGATGATGAGTCCAAATCAATCCAATAACCTGAAGGATTCAAACGAATTGATGAAGGAGAAATCCAAATTGTATTGATTTGGTTCATATTGAAAGATtgcaaattcaataattttGGTTCGGGTTTTATCTTGACTTAAACTTGATGGAGATCATGGAAAGTCTTCAAGGAAAAAATGAAGAGCTTAGAAGAGAAGAATCTCTAACTGGGCAAGGAGGCCCAACAATAAGGGCaagaactaagaaaaaaaataggagttGCTTGACAAAGAGATCAACACCTACAAGCTTAGGCTTAAATTGAGAAAGAAGAACCTAAGATGCATTTGATTTGAGGAGAATAATTATGTATCTAACTGTTGTTTTTAGTTAATAACAGCAGGCAGAAATATTAAAGAATGAAAGGGAgcataaagaaagaaattgagaCTGCAAAGGCTTGTTTTATTCTGATATGAAGCAACGTATTTAAAAACATGGAAAAGATAGTAACTGCTAACAAAAAGATAACACCACTAACAGATCATGCCTAGAGAATAGGATCAAAACTGCTTTATCCTATCAgtcaacatgacttttatttttcctaaaaaatagaaaaacaatctTATCTACTATAGTTTGTTAGACAGtttcaacagtcacatcttaacACTCCTCCTTGACTTTGGAACTGCAAACTCCAAGCTTTTGTCTCAAGTATTCAAATTTGGCTTTTGAAAGTGCCTTGGTCAAAATGTCAGCACTTTGATTCTCTATTTTGCAGTACAGTAacttcacttctccttcccttTGAACTTCTCTTAGAAGAAAAAGCTTTATCTTGAAGTGCTTAGTTTTTCCATGAAACACTGGATCATTAGCAATTGAGATTGCAGCTTGGTTGTCCACAAAAATTTGTGTGCTTTCTTCTTGTTTCATATGCAAATCTGTCATAATTTTCCTGATCCAAAGAGCTTGATTCACTGCAGCAACAGCAGCTACATACTCTACTTCTGCAGTTGATTGAGCTACAACTTCTTGCTTTTTAGAACACCAAGAAAAGACTCCAGAACCAAAGGAAAAACAATAACCAGAGGTGCTTCTCATGTCATCAATACAACCTGCCCAGTCACTATCAGAATATCCATGGAgcttaaaattatgagaatgaGAGTACATTATACCATAGTCTAAAGTGCCTTTAACATATCTAATAACTCGTTTGGCAGCTTGAAGATGAACTTCACTAGCAAAATGCATGAACCTTGAAAGTATATTTACTGCAAACAAAATGTCAGGTCTGGTTACAGTAAGATATATTAAGCAACCAATCAAGCTTCTGTAATGCATTTCGTCAACTTTATCAACTCCATCATCCTTGCTAAATTTCTCCTTTTGGTTCATTGGAGATGTAGTGCTTTTGCAGTCCTCCATATGAAACTTCTTGAGTATTTCCCTTGTGTACTTCTTTTGGTGAATGAGGATTCCATCATGATCTTGTTTCACCTCCATTCCCAAAAAGAAACTCATCAAGCCAAGATCTGTCATTTCAAATGCTTTAAACATTTCAGCTTTAAACTCCTTTATGAGTTTCTCATCACTTCCTGTCATAAGTAAATCATCAACATAGACAGcaataatgattaaatttgcatCTACCAATTTCACATATAATGCAACCTCACTTGGACTTTTGACAAATCCAAGATCTTGAAGATGATCATCTATCCTGTTGTACCAGGCCCTAGGAGCCTATTTAAGACCATATAATGCCTTTTTCAACTTGTAAACTTTTTGCTCCTCTCCTTTGATTTGAAACCCCTCGGGTTGCTCTACATAAATCTCCTCCTGCAAGtaaccatttagaaaggcaaATTTTACATCTAAATGATAAACTTCCCACCTTTTATGTGCAATCAAGGCAAGTAGCATTCTAATTGTATCAAGACGTGCAACTGGAGCAAAGGTTTCTGAAAAATCCACTCCAAACAACTGAGCATAGCCTTTCACCACCAACCTGGCCTTGTATTTATTTACAGAACCATCTAGATTAAGTTTGGTTCTATAAACCCATTTTACCCCTATAGGTTGTTTGTGTTGTGGTCTGTCCACTAGCTCCCAcgtgtcatttttttcgatcattttcaactcttccttcataGCATTTATCCACTTGTCATCCTCTTCAGCTTCTTCAAATTCTGCAGGTTCTAGGACAACTATATTACTCTTTTGATAAATCTCAGATAAAGATCTTGTACCTCTGACAGGAATGTCATCTACATCATCATCAAGGAACTGTGGGATTTCTGGCAGCTGCTTCCTTATTGGCTCATCCCAACTCCATTGTTGATCTtccataaatttgacatctctaCTCACTAGAATTTTCCCATTTTGAGGTTGGAAAATTCTGTAAGCTTTGGAGGTGTTGCAGTATCCAATGAAAACTCCGAGTTCTGCCTTTTTATCAAGTTTGTCCCTTTTAACCTGTGGAACATAAGAGAAACAAACACAACCAAAGATTTTTAGATTTTGTAAATCTGGTTTGTAACTAAACCAGCCTTCAAATGGAGTTTTTTTGTGCAGAACTCTTGTAGGTAGTCTATTCAGCAAAAATATTGCAGTGTTTGCAGCCTTCGCCCAAAGCTCATTTGGCAACTCCTTTTTCATGCAGCATACACCTTGTCATCTCCATGatacttctattttttctctcactcaCATATAAGACATCAGAGATATATTTCAAACCTGTCAAGCTTTCAATAGCAACAGTCCCTTTTTCCCTTGACTGAGATGAAATCACCATTTCCAATTTTTACTTTGGAAACAATGGTTTTGTCAAGTTCTTTAAAGAGGTTCAGGTCATTGGCATATGGTTTGTGCAGCCGCTATCTATTAATCATGAATCACTGGAACTATTGCTTGTGGCAAAACATGTTGTGACAAAGAGTTGCTTATCTTCTCGTTCCTCCGCAACCACCTTTGCTTCCTCTGATTTGGACTTGCATATTCGCTCTACATGTCCCATATTGCCACAATTTATGCACTTGACATCTGGCCTCCACCAACATTTTCTTTCAGGGTGATTTGTCTTTTTGCAATGCGGACAAGGAGGAAAGGTCTCACCTTGCTGCTTGTTGGAGCCTTCTGGTTTTTTGTTCCTCCATTTGTTGTTCTTCTTGTCTTTACCAACTTTTGAATTTTGTGCTTTCGTATGAAACGCACCTTGTACCACCTCTTCTTGTCTCATCATTCTTCTATTTTCCTGGGCTTGTAGAGCATTTATGAGTTCTCCCAAAGTGATGGCTGACAGGTCTTTAGACTCCTCCAATGCTGATATCTTCGATTCATACTTCTCGGGTATAGTGACCAGGATTTTTTGCACTATTCTTTCATCAGGAAAGTCCTTCCCAAGAAGCCTCACTCTATTTGCTATGCCTAACAGTCGGTCAGCGTAGCCTTTAATTGTTTCAGTCTCTTTCATGCTCTGCATCTTGAATTCTCTGCCCAAGTTGAGTACTTGCATGCCTTTGGTTCTTTCACAGCCTTGATATTCTGATCTGAGATAATCCTAAATCTGTTTGGCAGACTTGAAGTTCATAAttcttgtaaaaataatttttgacacAGCAGAGAAAAGGCAATTTTTAGCCTTGGCCTTTTTGGTCTTCCTTTCTCTGTGATTCTTCATCTGAGCCACCGTTGGATTTAAAGGTAGTTAAGGAACATCATAGTTTTCTTCTACTGCCTCCCAAAGATCCAAAGCTTCAAGATGAGCGGTCATCCTTGCAGCCCATAATTCGTACTCCTCACCATCAAAAATTGGTGGTGAACCTACTATGTATGATGTTTCTCCCTCCATTGCGATTTCTCTCAACTCGCAGATCCCTTAAAGATAAGAGCTCTAGATaccaatttgttgttttttgttaataacagcAGGCAGAAATATTAAAGAATGAAAGGGAgcataaagaaagaaattgagaCTGCAAAGGCTTGTTTTATTCTGATATGAAGCAACGTATTTAAAAACATGGAAAAGATAGTAACTGCTAACAAAAAGATAACACCACTAACAAATCATGCCTAGAGAATAGGATCAAAACTGTTTTATCCTATCAGTCAACATGACTttcatttttcctaaaaaatagcaaaagaatCTTATCTACTATAGTTTGTTAGACAGtttcaacagtcacatcttaacACTAACTATGCGTTTgtaatctgattttttttagattttatttaagtattttaattgtTCTAATTATAACAAAGGGACTGTTTTGATACTAAAGTCCAACTAGGCTTATTTTGTAATTTGAGCCTTCAGCTTGTTTGGATCTTTgcttatatttctttaaaattaaattaggttTAGCCATTAGCCAAAACGGAAGACATTAGTTGTTTCCTATAAATACCTTTGTAGTCTCTTGTTTTTGGACAATTGAAATAAGATTTGAATTTCACTCATTTTGTGAGTTTGAGAGTTATGTCTCTTAATTGAAcctttcttgtttttattaaagGCTTTCATACCTTTGTGGCAACTCTTCACTGGACTTATCACTTTCTTTAAAGTATGACATCTTCCCCTAGACTTTTGTTATTCTCCATCttttgaatttagtttttaatttcttgttcttagtttcatgtgctaaataatttaaagttttCATCCTTGAATAACTTTCATTTGTTTACATGTATGTGTGTCAATTTCTTTGATTGaatgtgtcattattttaagGACTAAGaaagtttgttttaaattcttattGCTCTTTtcggttaattttgttaaacacGAATTCACTCAATGAAGATTCATAAAAGCAATATGACTCCTAACGAAACGAGGATCATATCAGAACCTATCCACTCgattaaatcatatatttttttctttttatattttcattaaccCTTTACAATTCACGCTAAtatggattttgtattttcagtcATTGATGACAATGTGCTCCGTTAAGTGTTTGTATTAATAAATGACAATGTGATtgcaattttagttttattttttcgcTACCATTACTCATGACTGATTTAATAATAGTAAATTTATATGCTTTATATATTAAGGCTTTCAGGCAGAAAAATACCAACAATGTATAAATGCAACAtgattgagataaaaaaatatttgcaccAGAATTGGAGATAGcatattatgaaaaatatttttagtaaaactgaagtaggataaaaaaaattagaaaaatgcttTTACCGTAAGTTTGAGAAAGTATTTTAAGATATGtatatacaataaataaaaattatatatatgttaggAGGAGAGGGAGGGGGAGAAAACTATACTACTTGATTTTGAGGATCAAAACCTTCAATAAATTTTCATGGCAGAACATCTTTTTCCTAACAATATACgtcagttatatatatatatatatatatatatatatatatatatatatatatatatatatatatatatatatatatatatatatatatatatatatatatatatatatatatatatatatatatatatatatatatatatatatatatatatatatacacgcgCGCGCAAAAGTAGTAGAGtttgatattaattatattatttttagtaattaaCACACTCATTTCATCCAtcaagatttattttattactaaaaataattttaaaatgtctcGCATGGATCTCAGCCACATAAAATTGCACAGCTTATAACTCAATTTGGACCCCTGGCATGGGACAGATATTTTGCTCGTTACATAGCATATATGACTATGACTCGAGGTGGTGTTTCAGGCAAATTAAGGCCATGGAAGAGTTCTTCAACCCATTAGGGACTTCACTTTTGGTACCATCAGTTCAAGAGTTGGCTAAACAGAATTTGTCTACCGTTCCACATAGATACATTCAGCCTCAAAATGAAGAAGCTATTAGTATCCCTGAGATTCCAATTATTGACATGCAGAGCTTGCTCTCTGTAGAATCTTGTAGTTCTGAATTAGCCAAGCTTCACCTTGCATGCAAAGAATGGGGATTCTTCCAGGTCTCTTTTCTATCTTTattctccaatttttttatgacacaTCTTTCTGTTTGATCCTAGACTCTACACAG includes these proteins:
- the LOC106796192 gene encoding catechol O-methyltransferase domain-containing protein 1-like translates to MKLSRINGQKRSLVINNENRYSSLAIALVLPESSRLVACERHAKSLDVAKKYYQLAGVSHKVDVKLGLAMDSLESLILNGERGRNSSTFRRLKLLLLLEYIQVDLNYAWMNVTTKEDGENK